A genome region from Geodermatophilus bullaregiensis includes the following:
- a CDS encoding acyl-CoA dehydrogenase family protein has protein sequence MSFELPTAHRELLDRARETGEKVRWRAGEADAATDVDPVMREALQASGLVAVTVPASHGGAADTVDPLAVTVVREAFGGVSAHLDSLFAMQGIGSYALSVAGSPRVQEEWLPRVLSVDAVAALCLTEPDVGSDLRSITTTVVERDGELVLDGHKSFITNAPAAAFFTVLAKEEAGFSLVFVPAGTPGVTVTSGPDLIAPHVIGEVRFDGVRVPLDSRVGQPGQAFPLVLQTLATFRVSVAGSAVGLAQAALDEAVAHTTGREQFGTSLARLGPIPQMLGTCWMEVEQARLLTYSAAAKAAADPQGALHWSSMAKVAATETASRVADRCVQMMGRFGVVTGSTIERLYRNARPMRIYEGGNEVLLGQLAKTLTRR, from the coding sequence ATGTCCTTCGAGCTGCCCACCGCCCACCGTGAGCTGCTCGACCGGGCCCGCGAGACGGGGGAGAAGGTGCGCTGGCGCGCCGGGGAGGCCGACGCCGCCACCGACGTCGACCCGGTGATGCGCGAGGCGCTGCAGGCCAGCGGGCTGGTCGCGGTCACCGTGCCGGCCTCGCACGGCGGGGCCGCGGACACCGTGGACCCGCTGGCGGTCACCGTCGTCCGCGAGGCCTTCGGCGGGGTGTCGGCGCACCTGGACTCGCTGTTCGCCATGCAGGGCATCGGCAGCTACGCGCTGTCGGTGGCCGGCAGCCCGCGGGTGCAGGAGGAGTGGCTGCCGCGGGTGCTCTCGGTCGATGCCGTCGCCGCCCTGTGCCTGACCGAGCCCGACGTCGGCTCGGACCTGCGCTCGATCACCACCACCGTCGTCGAGCGCGACGGCGAGCTGGTGCTCGACGGGCACAAGTCCTTCATCACCAACGCCCCCGCGGCCGCGTTCTTCACCGTGCTCGCCAAGGAGGAGGCCGGCTTCTCGCTGGTGTTCGTGCCGGCCGGGACCCCGGGTGTCACCGTCACCTCCGGGCCCGACCTCATCGCCCCGCACGTGATCGGCGAGGTCCGCTTCGACGGTGTCCGGGTGCCGCTGGACTCCCGCGTCGGGCAGCCCGGGCAGGCGTTCCCGCTGGTGCTGCAGACGCTGGCCACGTTCCGGGTGTCGGTGGCCGGCTCCGCGGTCGGCCTGGCCCAGGCGGCGCTCGACGAGGCGGTCGCGCACACCACCGGCCGCGAGCAGTTCGGCACCTCGCTCGCCCGGCTGGGCCCGATCCCGCAGATGCTCGGCACGTGCTGGATGGAGGTCGAGCAGGCCCGGCTGCTCACCTACTCCGCGGCCGCCAAGGCGGCGGCCGATCCGCAGGGCGCGCTGCACTGGTCGTCGATGGCCAAGGTCGCCGCCACCGAGACCGCCTCGCGGGTGGCCGACCGGTGCGTGCAGATGATGGGCCGCTTCGGCGTGGTCACCGGCTCGACGATCGAGCGGCTCTACCGCAACGCCCGCCCGATGCGCATCTACGAGGGCGGCAACGAGGTGCTCCTGGGTCAGCTGGCGAAGACGCTCACCCGTCGCTGA
- a CDS encoding LLM class flavin-dependent oxidoreductase has protein sequence MVAVGMLLSDVPSSVSPAQQFDDVRRIVAAAQAHGMTYVAIGQHFLYGDLRWLQPVPLLARLAAECDRETRLATQIMIAPLYHPVLLAEELATLDVVTEGRLVFGAGIGYRPEEFDYLGVPFKERAARTDEILELLVKLWTQDEVTHSGRFWQLEGVKPHLRPVQDPHPPIWVGAQSVAGARRAGRFGDAFPVTPEATYEEIEERFAAVREGFAARGKPFGPQPVRRNVQVADSRDEALVEYARVSKGKYLSYASKGMKYAGDAETLDRDFLASVAQHAVVGSDAEVVAQLTDLCTRFPVDPLLLRPQWPSMSAEETIAAIERLGREVVPAIRALPTPQPEPVPARTA, from the coding sequence ATGGTCGCCGTCGGCATGCTGCTCTCCGACGTCCCGAGCTCCGTCAGCCCCGCCCAGCAGTTCGACGACGTGCGCCGCATCGTCGCGGCCGCCCAGGCCCACGGGATGACCTACGTCGCGATCGGCCAGCACTTCCTCTACGGGGACCTGCGCTGGCTGCAGCCGGTGCCGCTGCTGGCCCGGCTGGCCGCCGAGTGCGACCGCGAGACCCGGCTGGCCACCCAGATCATGATCGCGCCGCTGTACCACCCGGTGCTGCTGGCCGAGGAGCTGGCCACCCTCGACGTGGTCACCGAGGGCCGGCTGGTCTTCGGCGCCGGCATCGGCTACCGGCCCGAGGAGTTCGACTACCTCGGCGTCCCGTTCAAGGAGCGGGCCGCCCGCACCGACGAGATCCTCGAGCTGCTGGTCAAGCTCTGGACGCAGGACGAGGTCACCCACTCCGGCCGGTTCTGGCAGCTCGAGGGCGTCAAGCCGCACCTCAGGCCCGTGCAGGACCCGCACCCGCCGATCTGGGTGGGCGCGCAGAGCGTCGCCGGCGCCCGCCGGGCCGGGCGGTTCGGCGACGCCTTCCCCGTCACCCCCGAGGCCACCTACGAGGAGATCGAGGAGCGCTTCGCGGCCGTCCGCGAGGGCTTCGCCGCGCGCGGCAAGCCGTTCGGCCCGCAGCCGGTGCGCCGCAACGTGCAGGTCGCCGACTCCCGCGACGAGGCGCTGGTCGAGTACGCGCGCGTGTCGAAGGGGAAGTACCTGTCCTACGCGAGCAAGGGCATGAAGTACGCCGGCGACGCCGAGACCCTCGACCGCGACTTCCTCGCCAGCGTCGCGCAGCACGCCGTCGTCGGCAGCGACGCCGAGGTGGTCGCCCAGCTCACCGACCTGTGCACCCGCTTCCCGGTCGACCCGCTGCTGCTGCGGCCGCAGTGGCCCTCGATGTCGGCCGAGGAGACCATCGCCGCGATCGAGCGGCTGGGCCGTGAGGTGGTGCCCGCGATCCGGGCGCTGCCCACCCCGCAGCCCGAACCCGTGCCCGCGCGCACGGCCTGA